The following DNA comes from Deltaproteobacteria bacterium.
CCGGAAATTCCGACCACGGTTGGCGAGCAGCTCATTCTGCGTTCTCCCGAGGGCAACGAAATTCCGGCCCTCATCGTGGAGGTTGACGACAACGAAGCCACCCTGGACGCCAACCATCCCCTGGCTGGTTTCACCCTGACCTTCGAAATCGAACTGGTCAGTCTCGGCTAGACCACGTCTGGATGCATGGCGGGTTCGGAAACATTACAACCCGCCATGTATGTTTCACACTACGCCAAAGCCCGTTTCCTCAATATTTTTCTTTGCCATACTGATTCAAAGCACACATCCATCATTTCTGGCCACGAGACGTTGTCCTACAAAAATGATCTTCTTTGTCTTACATATATTTTGCTTTTCTTTTTCATTTTTCGCGTGCTAGCAGTTATGCTAACTATCGCGCGTGGTTGGCGCGGGGCGCGGTCAAGCTGGCCCTTGGAACGCGCTTCTCGTCACCACGGGGCCTCGGCCCCAAAACAAAATCGCCCTCCGGTTTCCCGGCGGGCGATTTTGTTTGTCACGTAATTATGCCGCAGGAGGAATGCTCAGCCTCCGAACGATCCCGCGCCCATGACTTCCATGGCCTTGGTGTAGTGCACCCGCAAACGGCCCAGCTTGTCACCCAATTCCTTCTCCACGGGCTCCATTTCCAACGGACATTCCGCTTCAAGCTGCGCGGTCTTGGCCTCGATGTCCCGCACCAAGGCCTTGATTTCGGCCACGGCGTCCACAAGGGCACCCCGGTCTTTGTCGCCAAGGTCGAGAAAGCCGACCATCACGTCATAAAGTGTCGCCTTCCAGGCGTTGAGTTCACGTTCGATACCTTTGCAGTAGCCTTTCACCGCGAGTTTTTTTGCTTCTTCGGTGGCGCACCCTTCAATGGCCGAGCAAGAAAAACACGGTCCGGGATAATCCATGTTCACCATAAGAACCTCCTCGCCTTGGCGGAAATCATGTGGGTTATTCGAAAGCGAAAACGACCGTCCTCAACCAATTTTTGCATAGTAATGCGTCCGAAGCCCTTGGCAAGGGATTATCGATATTTTTTCCTAATTACCCCAAACCAACATCCAAGACCATCATTGTCGCGAATCCAAGCATCGTGCCGATGGTCGCGATATCCGTGTTTTTTTCCAGCTGCGATTCAGGAATGAGCTCTTCCACCACGACATAGATCATGGCCCCTGCGGCGAAAGCCAACGCATAAGGCAAAATCGGCCGCATGGTGATCACGGCCACGGCCCCAAGCACACCGGCCACGGGCTCGACCACTCCGGACAGCTGCCCGAACCAAAAACTTTTCAAACGCGAAAAACCTTCCCGCCGCAACGGCACGGACACGGCCGCGCCCTCGGGAAAATTCTGGAGGCCAATACCCAGGGCCAGGGCCACGGCTCCAGCCATGTCGGCCGATGGCAGATGCGCGACCAGGGCGCCAAAGGCCACGCCAACGGCCAGCCCTTCCGGGATATTATGCAGGGTAATGGCCAAAACCAACAGCATGCTGCGATGCCAACTTGTTTTGACACCCTCGGCTTCGGACATGGGAAAGCCCAAATGCAAATGAGGCAAAAACTCATCCACCAACCACAAAAAGGCACCACCTGACAAAAAACCGATGGCGGCGGTCAGCCAGGCTTGGTGC
Coding sequences within:
- a CDS encoding ZIP family metal transporter, which encodes MYAWFVEQNPIMQALLATCFTWLLTALGAGLVFFFKEINRKVLDGMLGFAAGVMIAASFWSLLAPAIEMAESLGHQAWLTAAIGFLSGGAFLWLVDEFLPHLHLGFPMSEAEGVKTSWHRSMLLVLAITLHNIPEGLAVGVAFGALVAHLPSADMAGAVALALGIGLQNFPEGAAVSVPLRREGFSRLKSFWFGQLSGVVEPVAGVLGAVAVITMRPILPYALAFAAGAMIYVVVEELIPESQLEKNTDIATIGTMLGFATMMVLDVGLG